One stretch of Jiangella gansuensis DSM 44835 DNA includes these proteins:
- the ahcY gene encoding adenosylhomocysteinase, which produces MSTVPFRSLNGIDFAVADLGLAEFGRNEIRLAEHEMPGLMALRREYAETKPLLGARVSGSLHMTVQTAVLIETLVVLGAEVRWASCNIFSTQDHAAAAVVVGPTGTPDAPAGVPVFAWKGESLEEYWQCTERMLTWPELEGPNMILDDGGDATLLVHKGAEYEKAGAVPSASGDDSAEWTVVLDLLRASVAADPSKWTTVAAGIRGVTEETTTGVHRLYQLAEAGELLFPAINVNDAVTKSKFDNKYGCRHSLIDGINRATDVLIGGKTVVVCGYGDVGKGSAESLRGQGARVIVTEIDPICALQAAMDGYEVNTLDDVVDRADIVITTTGNKDVITIEHMVKMKHQAIVGNIGHFDNEIQMAELEQYPGVKRTTIKPQVDEWTFPDGHSIIVLSEGRLLNLGNATGHPSFVMSNSFSDQTIAQIELFTKPEQYERQVYVLPKHLDEKVARIHLEALGGKLTEMSKDQADYLGVPVEGPYKSDHYRY; this is translated from the coding sequence ATGTCTACTGTCCCGTTCCGCAGCCTGAACGGCATCGACTTCGCCGTGGCCGACCTGGGCCTGGCCGAGTTCGGCCGCAACGAGATCCGGCTGGCCGAGCACGAGATGCCCGGCCTGATGGCCCTGCGCCGCGAGTACGCGGAGACCAAGCCGCTGCTGGGCGCCCGCGTCTCCGGCTCACTGCACATGACCGTGCAGACCGCCGTGCTCATCGAGACGCTGGTGGTGCTGGGCGCCGAGGTCCGGTGGGCGTCGTGCAACATCTTCTCCACCCAGGACCACGCCGCCGCGGCCGTCGTCGTCGGCCCCACCGGCACACCCGACGCTCCCGCGGGCGTCCCCGTGTTCGCCTGGAAGGGCGAGTCACTGGAGGAGTACTGGCAGTGCACCGAGCGGATGCTGACCTGGCCGGAGCTCGAGGGCCCGAACATGATCCTCGACGACGGCGGTGACGCCACCCTGCTCGTGCACAAGGGCGCGGAGTACGAGAAGGCCGGCGCGGTGCCGTCGGCCAGCGGCGACGACTCGGCGGAATGGACGGTCGTCCTCGACCTGCTGCGCGCCTCCGTCGCGGCAGACCCGTCCAAGTGGACGACGGTGGCGGCGGGCATCCGCGGCGTCACCGAGGAGACGACCACCGGCGTGCACCGCCTCTACCAGCTCGCCGAAGCGGGGGAACTGCTGTTCCCCGCCATCAACGTCAACGACGCGGTCACCAAGTCCAAGTTCGACAACAAGTACGGGTGCCGGCACTCCCTGATCGACGGCATCAACCGTGCGACCGACGTCCTGATCGGCGGCAAGACCGTTGTCGTGTGTGGATACGGTGACGTCGGCAAGGGCTCCGCGGAGTCGCTGCGGGGCCAGGGCGCCCGGGTCATCGTCACCGAGATCGACCCGATCTGCGCCCTGCAGGCGGCGATGGACGGCTACGAGGTCAACACCCTCGACGACGTCGTCGACCGCGCCGACATCGTGATCACCACCACCGGCAACAAGGACGTGATCACGATCGAGCACATGGTGAAGATGAAGCACCAGGCGATCGTCGGCAACATCGGCCACTTCGACAACGAGATCCAGATGGCGGAGCTCGAGCAGTATCCAGGTGTCAAGCGCACCACCATCAAGCCCCAGGTCGACGAGTGGACCTTCCCCGACGGGCACTCCATCATCGTGCTGTCCGAGGGTCGGCTGCTGAACCTCGGCAACGCGACCGGGCACCCGTCGTTCGTCATGTCCAACTCGTTCTCCGACCAGACCATCGCGCAGATCGAGCTGTTCACCAAGCCGGAGCAGTACGAACGCCAGGTCTACGTGCTGCCCAAGCACCTGGACGAGAAGGTCGCCCGCATCCACCTCGAGGCGCTGGGCGGCAAGCTCACCGAGATGAGCAAGGACCAGGCCGACTACCTCGGCGTGCCGGTCGAGGGGCCGTACAAGAGCGACCACTACCGCTACTGA
- the metK gene encoding methionine adenosyltransferase, translating into MTFRRLFTSESVTEGHPDKMADAISDSILDAMLAQDARSRVAVETLITTGQVHVAGEVTTSSYVDIPAIVRDRILEIGYDSSVKGFDGESCGVNVAIDAQSADIAQGVDTAHEARVEGATDEIDGQGAGDQGLMFGYACSDTPELMPLPIALAHRLSRRLTAVRKEGALPYLRPDGKTQVTVEYEDERAVRLDTVVVSSQHAADIDLERMLAVDIREQVMAPVLKDVDLDVADARLLVNPTGRFVVGGPVGDAGLTGRKIIVDTYGGMARHGGGAFSGKDPSKVDRSAAYAMRWVAKNAVAAGLAARIEVQVAYAIGKAAPVGLFVETFGTEAVDPAKIQLAIEEVFDLRPAAIIRDLDLLRPIYAQTASYGHFGRADLDLPWERTNRVDELRVAARL; encoded by the coding sequence ATGACTTTTCGACGTCTGTTCACGAGTGAATCGGTGACCGAGGGCCATCCCGACAAGATGGCGGATGCGATCAGCGACTCCATCCTGGACGCGATGCTGGCGCAGGACGCTCGCTCGCGGGTCGCCGTGGAGACGCTGATCACCACGGGCCAGGTGCACGTTGCCGGCGAGGTCACCACCAGCAGCTACGTCGACATCCCCGCGATCGTGCGGGACCGGATCCTCGAGATCGGCTACGACTCGTCGGTCAAGGGTTTCGACGGCGAGTCCTGCGGCGTGAACGTCGCGATCGACGCGCAGTCCGCCGACATCGCCCAGGGCGTGGACACCGCGCACGAGGCGCGGGTCGAGGGCGCCACGGACGAGATCGACGGTCAGGGCGCGGGCGACCAGGGGCTGATGTTCGGCTACGCGTGCTCGGACACTCCCGAGCTGATGCCGCTGCCCATCGCGCTGGCGCACCGGCTCTCGCGGCGGCTGACGGCCGTCCGCAAGGAGGGCGCACTGCCCTACCTGCGCCCGGACGGCAAGACCCAGGTGACGGTGGAGTACGAGGACGAGCGGGCGGTGCGCCTGGACACCGTCGTCGTGTCCAGCCAGCACGCCGCCGACATCGACCTGGAGCGGATGCTCGCCGTGGACATCCGGGAGCAGGTGATGGCGCCGGTGCTGAAGGATGTCGACCTCGACGTCGCAGACGCCCGGCTGCTGGTCAACCCGACCGGCCGGTTCGTGGTGGGTGGCCCGGTCGGAGACGCGGGCCTGACCGGCCGGAAGATCATCGTCGACACCTACGGCGGGATGGCGCGCCACGGCGGCGGCGCCTTCTCCGGCAAGGACCCGTCGAAGGTGGACCGCTCGGCCGCGTACGCGATGCGCTGGGTGGCGAAGAACGCCGTGGCGGCCGGGCTGGCCGCTCGCATCGAGGTGCAGGTGGCCTACGCCATCGGCAAGGCGGCACCGGTGGGCCTGTTCGTGGAGACGTTCGGCACCGAGGCGGTGGACCCGGCGAAGATCCAGCTGGCCATCGAGGAGGTGTTCGACCTGCGTCCGGCGGCGATCATCCGCGACCTCGATCTGCTGCGACCGATCTACGCGCAGACGGCGTCGTACGGGCACTTCGGCCGCGCCGACCTCGACCTGCCGTGGGAGCGGACGAACCGGGTGGACGAGCTGCGGGTGGCGGCTCGGCTCTGA
- a CDS encoding class I SAM-dependent methyltransferase, with the protein MPESDQIGVRQNTENAEQAGSSPGQDFGTNPLEVRTTDHYTAEYVTSFVEKWDELIDWKRRYESEGSFFIDQLRARGVRKVLDVATGTGFHSVRLLEEGFETVSADGSPEMLAKAFANGLSHGGHILRVVNADWRWLNRDVHGEYDAIVCLGNSFTHLFSERDRRKALAEFYAMLKHDGVLILDQRNYDAILDDGFSSKHTYYYCGEDVSAEPEHIDDGLARFRYRFSDGSEYHLNMFPLRKDYVRRLMREVGFQKVETYGDFQQTYADEKPDFYIHVAEKHYLPDDELAEMYSTAVHTARDYYNSSDADNFYATVWGGEDIHVGTYADAAEDIATASRRTVSSMAELVDIGPDTRVLDVGAGFGGAARYLAKTYGCKVTCLNLSEIENQRNRALNREQGVDGLVDVIDGSFEDLPFEDRSFDLVWSQDAFLHSGDRGRVLDEAVRVLTPGGALVFTDPMSADGAPPEALTPILRRLHLESMASPEYYRGELARLGMKDVEFHERASDLARHYQRVLEETDRRAGDLRGLVSDEYLTRMKAGLQRWVDGGRAGHLTWGIFTARV; encoded by the coding sequence ATGCCCGAAAGTGACCAGATCGGCGTCCGACAGAATACCGAGAACGCGGAGCAGGCCGGGTCATCGCCCGGCCAGGACTTCGGCACGAACCCGCTCGAAGTCCGTACCACTGATCATTACACAGCTGAATACGTCACCAGCTTCGTCGAGAAATGGGACGAGCTGATCGACTGGAAGAGGCGCTACGAGAGCGAGGGCAGTTTCTTCATCGATCAGCTCCGGGCGCGGGGCGTCCGGAAGGTCCTGGACGTGGCCACCGGCACCGGGTTCCATTCGGTGCGGCTGCTGGAAGAAGGCTTCGAGACGGTCAGCGCGGACGGCAGCCCGGAGATGCTGGCCAAGGCGTTCGCCAACGGCCTGTCCCACGGTGGGCACATCCTGCGGGTGGTGAACGCGGACTGGCGGTGGCTGAACCGTGACGTCCACGGGGAGTACGACGCGATCGTGTGCCTCGGCAACTCGTTCACGCACCTGTTCTCCGAGCGGGACAGGCGCAAGGCGCTGGCTGAGTTCTACGCCATGCTCAAGCACGACGGCGTCCTGATCCTGGATCAGCGCAACTACGACGCCATCCTCGACGACGGCTTCTCCAGCAAGCACACGTACTACTACTGCGGTGAGGACGTCTCGGCCGAGCCCGAGCACATCGACGACGGCCTGGCGCGATTCCGCTACCGGTTCTCGGACGGGTCCGAGTACCACCTGAACATGTTCCCGCTGCGCAAGGACTACGTCCGCCGGCTGATGCGCGAGGTCGGATTCCAGAAGGTCGAGACGTACGGGGATTTCCAGCAGACCTACGCCGACGAGAAGCCGGACTTCTACATCCACGTCGCCGAGAAGCATTACCTTCCCGATGACGAACTCGCGGAGATGTACTCGACGGCGGTGCACACCGCCCGCGACTACTACAACTCCTCCGACGCGGACAACTTCTACGCCACCGTGTGGGGTGGCGAGGACATCCACGTCGGCACCTACGCCGACGCCGCCGAGGACATCGCGACAGCGAGCCGGCGGACCGTGTCGTCGATGGCTGAGCTGGTCGACATCGGCCCCGACACCCGTGTTCTGGACGTCGGCGCCGGCTTCGGCGGTGCTGCCCGGTACCTGGCGAAGACCTACGGCTGCAAGGTCACCTGCCTGAACCTGAGCGAGATCGAGAACCAGCGCAACCGTGCGCTGAACCGCGAACAGGGCGTCGACGGCCTCGTCGACGTCATCGACGGGTCGTTCGAGGACCTGCCGTTCGAGGACCGTTCGTTCGACCTGGTGTGGTCCCAGGACGCGTTCCTGCACAGCGGCGATCGCGGCCGGGTACTCGACGAGGCCGTCCGTGTGCTCACGCCCGGTGGTGCCCTCGTCTTCACCGACCCGATGAGTGCGGACGGCGCGCCGCCGGAGGCGCTCACACCCATCCTGCGGCGCCTGCACCTGGAGTCCATGGCATCGCCGGAGTACTACAGGGGTGAACTGGCCCGCCTCGGCATGAAGGACGTGGAGTTCCACGAGCGCGCGTCCGACCTCGCCCGGCATTACCAGCGGGTTCTCGAGGAGACGGACCGCCGCGCGGGCGACCTGCGTGGCCTGGTCAGCGACGAGTACCTCACCCGGATGAAGGCCGGACTCCAGCGCTGGGTCGACGGAGGCCGTGCCGGGCACCTGACCTGGGGCATCTTCACCGCGCGAGTGTGA
- a CDS encoding carbohydrate kinase family protein, with amino-acid sequence MRIAVTGSIATDYLMVFPGRFTDQLVADRLEHVSLSFLIDRLDVRRGGVAANISYGLGALGLRPVLVGAVGADFEEYRTWLEAHGVDTTSVRVSEEQHTARYLCTTDSTNNQIASFYTGAMAETREIDLAAVTAQAGGLDHVIIGASDPEGMIRHTEQCRQLGLPFTADFSQQIARMSGEEVASLVPGARYLFTNEYEAGLLMEKTGWSHEQVLARVGSWMTTLGSGGARLEATGAPPVTVPCVPAKREVDPTGIGDAFRAGFFAALSWGVPALRAMQTGCLLATIVLEARGPQEYQLDPSTFVRRMADAYGEDAAAEITSFLPVAA; translated from the coding sequence ATGCGTATCGCCGTGACCGGATCGATCGCCACCGACTACCTGATGGTGTTCCCGGGCAGGTTCACGGACCAACTCGTCGCCGACCGGCTCGAGCACGTGTCCCTGTCGTTCCTCATCGACCGCCTCGACGTCCGCCGCGGCGGCGTCGCGGCCAACATCTCGTACGGGCTGGGCGCCCTGGGGCTGCGGCCGGTCCTGGTCGGCGCCGTCGGCGCGGACTTCGAGGAGTACCGGACCTGGCTGGAGGCGCACGGCGTGGACACCACGTCCGTCCGGGTGTCCGAGGAGCAGCACACGGCGCGCTACCTGTGCACCACCGACAGCACCAACAACCAGATCGCCTCGTTCTACACCGGAGCGATGGCCGAGACCCGCGAGATCGACCTTGCCGCCGTGACCGCCCAGGCGGGCGGCCTCGACCACGTGATCATCGGAGCCAGCGATCCGGAGGGCATGATCCGGCACACCGAACAGTGCCGTCAGCTGGGCCTTCCGTTCACTGCCGACTTCTCCCAGCAGATCGCCCGGATGAGCGGTGAGGAGGTCGCCTCACTGGTGCCGGGCGCTCGGTACCTGTTCACCAACGAGTACGAGGCCGGCCTGCTGATGGAGAAGACCGGGTGGTCGCACGAGCAGGTCCTGGCGCGTGTGGGCAGCTGGATGACGACACTGGGCAGTGGCGGCGCGCGGCTGGAGGCGACCGGTGCGCCGCCGGTCACGGTGCCGTGCGTGCCGGCCAAGCGGGAGGTCGACCCGACCGGCATCGGCGATGCCTTCCGAGCCGGCTTCTTCGCCGCGCTGTCCTGGGGCGTTCCAGCCCTCCGGGCGATGCAGACCGGATGCCTGCTGGCCACGATCGTGCTGGAGGCGCGCGGGCCGCAGGAGTACCAGCTGGATCCGTCGACGTTCGTGCGCCGGATGGCCGATGCCTACGGCGAGGACGCGGCGGCGGAGATCACGTCGTTCCTGCCGGTGGCCGCGTGA
- the miaA gene encoding tRNA (adenosine(37)-N6)-dimethylallyltransferase MiaA, producing MRTGSDTPVVAVVGPTAAGKSDLAVELALRLGGEVVNADSMQLYRGMDIGTAKLTVAERRGVPHHLLDIYDVTQPATVAEFQGLARAAIDDCHRRGVVPVLAGGSALYVRAVLDRFEFPGTDPRIRERLEAELAEVGAAQLHSRLAVHDPAAAAAILPTNGRRVVRALEVIELTGRPFTATLPPRTYAYDHVLQIGLDVPRDQLDARIERRVDIMWERGLVDEVRRLAENGLREGPTASRALGYAQVLAFLDGGDTGYTEELARTETVQATRRFARRQHGWFGKDDRVVWLPFDADDLTEQALAYHRRS from the coding sequence GTGCGGACCGGCAGTGACACCCCCGTCGTCGCGGTCGTCGGCCCGACCGCGGCGGGCAAGAGCGACCTGGCCGTCGAGCTGGCGCTACGGCTGGGCGGCGAGGTCGTGAACGCCGATTCCATGCAGCTCTACCGCGGCATGGACATCGGCACCGCCAAGCTCACCGTCGCCGAGCGCCGCGGCGTCCCGCACCACCTGCTGGACATCTACGACGTCACGCAGCCGGCCACGGTCGCGGAGTTCCAGGGACTGGCCCGCGCCGCCATCGACGACTGCCACCGGCGCGGTGTGGTCCCGGTGCTGGCCGGCGGCAGCGCGCTGTACGTGCGGGCGGTGCTCGACCGGTTCGAGTTCCCGGGCACCGACCCGCGGATCCGCGAACGGCTGGAGGCGGAACTGGCCGAGGTCGGAGCGGCGCAGCTGCACAGCCGGCTGGCGGTGCACGACCCCGCGGCGGCCGCGGCCATCCTGCCCACGAACGGCCGGCGGGTAGTACGGGCGCTGGAGGTCATCGAGCTGACCGGCCGGCCGTTCACGGCGACGCTTCCGCCCCGCACCTACGCCTACGACCACGTGCTCCAGATCGGTCTGGACGTCCCGCGCGACCAGCTCGACGCCCGGATCGAGCGGCGCGTGGACATCATGTGGGAGCGCGGCCTCGTCGACGAGGTGCGGCGACTGGCCGAGAACGGGCTGCGCGAGGGGCCCACCGCCAGCCGGGCCCTGGGGTACGCGCAGGTGCTGGCGTTCCTCGACGGCGGGGACACCGGATACACCGAGGAACTGGCCCGTACGGAGACCGTGCAGGCCACCCGCCGGTTCGCGCGCCGTCAACACGGCTGGTTCGGCAAGGACGACCGCGTGGTGTGGCTGCCGTTCGATGCCGATGACCTGACCGAGCAGGCCCTGGCCTACCATCGGCGGTCGTGA
- the metH gene encoding methionine synthase, whose translation MGTMLQAHDLTLDDFAGLEGCNEILNVTRPEVVRSVHRAYFEAGSDLVETNTFGANWANLAEYDIPDRIGELAEAGARLAREAADEFSTPDRPRFVLGSIGPGTKLPTLGHVRYAHIRDAYAEQVAGMLAGGIDVVLVETSQDLLQTKAAVLGARRAMHAAGREVPIIAQVTVETTGTMLVGSEIGAAVTALEPLGIDLIGMNCATGPAEMGEHLRYLSQHARVPLSVMPNAGLPELGPDGAVYPLGPDELAEALAGFVGDYGASLVGGCCGTTPDHLRAVVDAVRELRPAERAPERDAAVASIYQSVPFRQDASVLMIGERTNANGSKAFREAMAAEKWDDCVEIARAQTREGAHLIDLCVDYVGRDGVADMDTLAHRLATASTLPIMLDSTEPAVIQAGLERIGGRCVINSVNYEDGAGPDSRFQRAMRIASEHGASVVALCIDEEGQARTAEWKVRVAVRLIEDLTTNWGMNVEDIIVDTLTFPISTGQEEVRRDAVETIEAIRQLTERYPQVQTTLGVSNVSFGLNPAARQVLNSVFLHECVEAGLTTAIVHASKILPMSRIPDEQREVALDLVYDRRREGYDPLQTFMELFEGATASSNRETRAEELAALPLAERLERRIVDGERNGLEADLDEAMKERKPLEIVNDTLLSGMKTVGELFGSGQMQLPFVLQSAEVMKAAVAHLEPHMEKDGSGGKGKIVLATVKGDVHDIGKNLVDIILSNNGYEVVNLGIKQPINTIIEAAGEHKADAIGMSGLLVKSTVIMKENLEEMNARGVAESWPVLLGGAALNRTFVEDDLAEVYKGEVNYARDAFEGLRLMDSLMARKKGGVIEADTVADSKRAERRARRERSKKIAEARRSEQEVELPPGGRSDIAADVAVPTPPFWGSKVVRGVAVADYAALLDERATFLGQWGLRGSKGGQGPSYEELVETEGRPRLRYWLDELTTRGVLAHAAVVYGYFPCVSDGDDLIVLAEPAPDAGERFRFSFPRQRRDRRLCLADYYRSRELAARHGQVDVLPLQLVTMGQPIADFANELFAADAYRDYLEVHGLGVQLTEALAEYWHRRVRQELRFAEGTAVAAEDADDVTEFFRLGYRGARYSLGYGACPDLADREKIVALLEPERIGVRLSDEHQLHPEQSTDALVVHHPEASYFNT comes from the coding sequence ATGGGCACGATGCTGCAGGCTCACGACCTGACCCTGGACGACTTCGCCGGCCTGGAGGGGTGCAACGAGATCCTCAACGTGACCCGCCCCGAGGTCGTCCGATCGGTGCACCGGGCGTACTTCGAGGCGGGTTCCGACCTGGTCGAGACGAACACGTTCGGCGCCAACTGGGCGAACCTCGCCGAGTACGACATCCCCGACCGGATCGGCGAGCTCGCCGAAGCGGGCGCCCGGCTGGCGCGAGAGGCGGCCGACGAGTTCTCCACGCCTGACCGGCCGCGGTTCGTGCTCGGGTCGATCGGGCCGGGCACGAAGCTGCCGACTCTCGGGCACGTCCGCTACGCGCACATCCGCGACGCCTATGCCGAGCAGGTGGCGGGCATGCTGGCCGGCGGTATCGACGTCGTGCTCGTGGAGACCAGCCAGGACCTGCTGCAGACGAAGGCGGCGGTCCTGGGTGCGAGGCGGGCGATGCACGCCGCAGGGCGCGAGGTACCCATCATCGCCCAGGTGACGGTGGAGACCACCGGCACGATGCTCGTCGGCAGCGAGATCGGTGCCGCCGTGACGGCGCTGGAGCCGCTGGGCATCGACCTTATCGGCATGAACTGCGCCACCGGTCCGGCCGAGATGGGCGAGCATCTGCGGTACCTGTCGCAGCACGCCCGGGTGCCGCTGTCGGTGATGCCGAACGCCGGCCTGCCGGAACTCGGCCCGGACGGCGCGGTGTACCCGCTGGGGCCGGACGAGCTCGCCGAGGCACTCGCCGGTTTCGTGGGCGACTACGGCGCGAGCCTGGTGGGCGGCTGTTGCGGTACGACGCCGGATCACTTGCGTGCCGTGGTGGACGCGGTCCGTGAGCTGCGCCCCGCCGAGCGCGCGCCCGAGCGGGATGCCGCCGTGGCTTCCATCTACCAGTCGGTGCCGTTCCGTCAGGACGCCAGCGTGCTGATGATCGGGGAACGGACCAACGCCAACGGCTCCAAGGCGTTCCGGGAGGCGATGGCGGCGGAGAAGTGGGACGACTGCGTCGAGATCGCCCGGGCGCAGACCCGGGAGGGCGCCCACCTCATCGACCTGTGTGTCGACTACGTCGGGCGCGACGGCGTCGCCGACATGGACACCCTGGCGCACCGGCTGGCGACGGCATCGACGCTGCCGATCATGCTCGACTCCACCGAACCGGCGGTGATCCAGGCCGGCCTGGAGCGCATCGGCGGCCGCTGCGTGATCAACTCGGTGAACTACGAGGACGGTGCCGGGCCGGACTCCCGGTTCCAGCGCGCGATGCGCATCGCCTCCGAGCACGGCGCCTCCGTGGTCGCGCTGTGCATCGACGAGGAAGGCCAGGCCCGCACCGCGGAGTGGAAGGTCCGCGTCGCCGTCCGGCTGATCGAGGACCTCACCACCAACTGGGGCATGAACGTCGAGGACATCATCGTCGACACGCTGACGTTCCCGATCTCCACCGGGCAGGAGGAAGTGCGCCGCGACGCCGTCGAGACCATCGAGGCGATCCGGCAGCTGACCGAACGGTACCCGCAGGTGCAGACCACCCTGGGCGTGTCGAACGTGTCGTTCGGGCTCAACCCGGCGGCGCGGCAGGTGCTGAACTCGGTCTTCCTGCACGAGTGCGTGGAGGCCGGCCTGACGACGGCCATCGTGCACGCCTCGAAGATCCTGCCGATGTCGAGGATCCCGGACGAGCAGCGTGAGGTGGCTCTGGACCTGGTCTACGACAGACGTCGCGAGGGGTACGACCCGCTGCAGACGTTCATGGAGCTGTTCGAGGGCGCGACGGCGTCGTCCAACCGGGAGACCCGGGCCGAGGAGCTGGCCGCGCTGCCGCTGGCCGAACGGCTGGAGCGGCGCATCGTCGACGGCGAGCGCAACGGCCTCGAGGCGGACCTGGATGAAGCCATGAAGGAGCGCAAGCCGCTCGAGATCGTCAACGACACCCTGCTGAGCGGCATGAAGACCGTCGGTGAGCTGTTCGGCTCCGGGCAGATGCAGCTGCCGTTCGTGCTGCAGTCAGCCGAGGTGATGAAGGCAGCGGTGGCGCATCTCGAGCCGCACATGGAGAAGGACGGTTCGGGTGGAAAGGGCAAGATCGTCCTGGCCACCGTCAAGGGAGACGTCCACGACATCGGCAAGAACCTCGTCGACATCATTCTGTCGAACAACGGCTACGAGGTGGTGAACCTCGGCATCAAGCAGCCGATCAACACCATCATCGAAGCCGCGGGCGAGCACAAGGCCGACGCCATCGGCATGTCGGGGCTGCTCGTCAAGTCGACGGTGATCATGAAGGAGAACCTCGAGGAGATGAACGCCCGCGGGGTGGCCGAGAGCTGGCCGGTGCTGCTGGGCGGTGCGGCGCTGAACCGCACGTTCGTCGAGGACGACCTCGCCGAGGTCTACAAGGGCGAGGTCAACTACGCGCGTGACGCCTTCGAGGGACTGCGGCTGATGGACTCCCTGATGGCCCGCAAGAAGGGCGGCGTCATCGAGGCAGACACAGTGGCGGACTCGAAACGCGCGGAACGACGGGCCCGCCGGGAGCGCTCCAAGAAGATCGCCGAAGCGCGCCGCTCCGAGCAGGAGGTCGAGCTGCCGCCCGGCGGCAGGTCCGACATCGCCGCCGACGTCGCGGTTCCCACGCCGCCGTTCTGGGGCAGCAAGGTGGTGCGCGGCGTCGCCGTGGCCGACTACGCCGCGTTGCTGGACGAGCGTGCGACGTTCCTGGGCCAGTGGGGCCTGCGCGGCTCGAAGGGCGGCCAGGGGCCTAGCTACGAGGAGCTCGTCGAGACCGAGGGACGGCCGCGGCTGCGGTACTGGCTGGACGAGCTCACCACTCGCGGGGTGCTCGCGCACGCCGCGGTCGTGTACGGCTACTTCCCGTGTGTCTCCGACGGCGACGACCTGATCGTCCTGGCGGAGCCGGCGCCGGATGCCGGTGAGCGATTCCGGTTCTCGTTCCCGCGGCAACGCCGGGACCGGCGGCTGTGCCTGGCGGACTACTACCGCTCGCGTGAGCTCGCCGCCCGCCACGGCCAGGTGGACGTCCTGCCGCTGCAGCTGGTGACGATGGGGCAGCCGATCGCGGACTTCGCCAACGAGCTGTTCGCGGCGGACGCCTACCGCGACTACCTGGAGGTGCACGGGCTGGGTGTCCAGCTCACCGAGGCGCTGGCCGAGTACTGGCATCGGCGGGTCCGGCAGGAGCTGCGCTTCGCAGAGGGCACCGCCGTCGCGGCCGAGGACGCCGACGACGTCACCGAGTTCTTCCGGCTCGGCTACCGGGGCGCGCGGTACTCGCTGGGATACGGAGCCTGCCCCGACCTCGCCGACCGGGAGAAGATCGTCGCCCTGCTGGAGCCGGAGCGCATCGGAGTGCGGCTGTCGGACGAGCACCAGCTGCACCCGGAACAGTCGACCGACGCCTTGGTGGTCCACCACCCCGAGGCCAGCTATTTCAACACCTGA
- a CDS encoding methylenetetrahydrofolate reductase: MTTVVDRLAERRPVFSVEFFPPRDDADEEVLWTAIRQLEPLDPAFVSVTYGAGGTSRGRTIRTTARIAGETTLVPAAHLTGVGHSRRELRNVVGWYAENGVRNVLAIRGDPPGGPAGVWEPHPEGITYAEEMVRLVDELGSFCIGVAAFPHGHPDSADLDTDTQRLVDKIRAGAHFAVAQICFDPEYFLRLRDRLAALGCDVPLLPGVMPLTTKRTLAKSVELSGVEAPPALERRLARFADDAPGFRAEGIDVTTENCERLLAEGVPGLHFYTLNRSTATREIVGRLGLGQDRPMVGGLAQG; encoded by the coding sequence GTGACGACCGTCGTGGATCGACTAGCCGAGCGTCGGCCGGTCTTCTCCGTCGAGTTCTTCCCGCCGCGCGACGACGCCGACGAGGAGGTGTTGTGGACCGCGATACGCCAGCTCGAGCCGCTGGACCCGGCGTTCGTGTCGGTGACGTACGGCGCCGGGGGAACCAGCCGCGGGCGGACCATCCGGACCACGGCCCGCATCGCCGGTGAAACCACCCTGGTGCCGGCGGCCCACCTCACCGGCGTCGGTCACTCCCGCCGCGAGCTGCGCAACGTGGTCGGCTGGTACGCCGAGAACGGTGTCCGCAACGTCCTGGCCATCCGCGGCGACCCACCGGGCGGACCGGCCGGCGTGTGGGAGCCCCATCCCGAAGGCATCACCTACGCCGAGGAGATGGTGCGCCTGGTCGACGAGCTCGGCTCGTTCTGCATCGGGGTCGCGGCGTTCCCGCACGGCCACCCGGACTCCGCGGACCTCGACACCGACACCCAGCGCCTGGTGGACAAGATCCGCGCCGGCGCACACTTCGCGGTCGCGCAGATCTGCTTCGACCCGGAGTACTTCCTGCGCCTGCGGGACCGGCTCGCGGCGCTCGGGTGCGACGTGCCGCTGCTGCCCGGCGTGATGCCGCTGACGACGAAGCGGACGCTGGCGAAGTCGGTCGAGCTGTCCGGCGTGGAGGCGCCGCCGGCGCTGGAGCGCAGGCTGGCCCGGTTCGCCGACGACGCGCCCGGCTTCCGGGCCGAGGGCATCGACGTGACGACGGAGAACTGCGAGCGCCTGCTCGCCGAGGGGGTGCCGGGGCTGCACTTCTACACGCTGAACCGGTCCACGGCCACCCGCGAGATCGTCGGCCGCCTGGGCCTCGGGCAGGACAGGCCGATGGTGGGGGGACTCGCGCAGGGGTAG